Below is a window of Mycolicibacterium rhodesiae NBB3 DNA.
AACTCGCCCGCTGGCTACTGCGCGAAGGGCTCGCCGCACCCCAATTGAGAGATGGCAACGGCGAAGTGGGAGAACGGGTTCCACTCCCCCGGATCTCGGATGATCGCTAGGCACAACGCGAGAGTCTGCGCAACACCATGCAAAGCGGCAGCAGCGAGGCCTGCGACGACTGCCCGTCGACCGGACCAGAGCCAGGCGCCCACGGCGCGCTGCGCAACCCAAGGCACTGCTCCCCCGTGCACGTAGACGTCGGGAAACAAGGCCCGGTAGTTCCAGCGCAGTTGGCCGCGGGTGAGCACACCGCCCGCTAAAGCTTCACTGCCGATGAAGACGTCTTCCATGCCGTGATGTTGACCAGACCCACTGACAAAAATTGCTTCCTACGAACGAGATTGACGTCAGGGCTGTGGAATTTCGACAACAGCCCTGGCTTCGATCTCGCCCATAGGACCGACGATCGGGACCTAGAACTGCGCCGCCTGATCGACGATGTTGACCAGGAACCGCACACCTACGGCCAGCGCCCGTTCGTCGATGTCGAACGTCGGCTGGTGCAGATCCAGCTGCGGCCCGCGACCCGACCACACGCCCAGCCGCGCCATCGCGCCGGGCACTTCCTCGAGATACCAGGAGAAGTCTTCGCCGCCGCCGGACTGCCGGGTATCGCACAGCACGTCGGGACCGATCGCCTCGATGGCATGTGTGACGATGCGTGTCGAGATCTCCTCGTTCACCACCGGCGGAACGCCGCGGCGGTACTGCACGGTGTGCTCGATGTTCAGCGGCGCAAGAAGCGACGTGATCGCCTCGCGCACAATGGATTCGAGGGTCTCCCAGGTCTCCCTGCTCGCGGTGCGAATGGTGCCCGCCAATGTTCCCGTCTGCGGGATCGCGTTCGCCGCGGTGCCCGAATTGACAGCACCCCACACCATGACCGTGCTGTTGCGCGGGTCGATGCGCCGGGACAAAATTCCCGGCACGCCCGTGATCAACGTGCCGATCCCGTAGACGAGGTCTCCGGTCAGGTGCGGTCGCGACGTATGTCCACCCGGCGAATGCAGTGCCACCTCGAGCTGATCGGCGGCCGAAGTGATCGGGCCGGGCCGAACCGCGACCTTCCCCACTGCCAGCCGCGGGTCACAGTGCAGCGCGAAGATGCGCGACACCCCTGCCAGCGCTCCGGCCGTAATCGCGTCGATCGCACCGCCGGGCATCAACTCCTCGGCGGCCTGGAAGATCAATCGCACACCTACCGGAAGTTCCGGCACCGACGCGAGGGCCAGCGCCGTCCCCAACAACATCGAGGTGTGCGCGTCGTGACCACATGCATGGGCGACATTGGGAACCAGCGACGCAAACGGCAGCCCGGTCCGGTCGGCCATGGGCAACGCGTCCATATCGGCACGCAGGGCGATCCTCGGTCCGTAATCCGGACCGAAGTCGCAAGTCAGTCCGGTACCTCCGGGCAGCACCTTCGGGTTGAGGCCCGCGTCGGCCAGGTGCGAAGCGACGAATTGTGTGGTGGCGAACTCCTGACGACCCAGCTCGGGATTGGCGTGAATGTGGCGGCGCCACGCCACCAGATCCGCGTAGTGGTGGTCCAGCCACGCCTCGACGGCGTTGTGCATACTCATGCCGCCCGCCTCGCCTTCAGCTCGAGTACCCGGTCCCGTTGCTCGGGCGTCTGCGCCAACCTGACCACCGTGCGAGCCAGCATGATCGCGCCTTCGACAACCGCGGTATCCGCGCTGGGTCCCGCAGCAGCCTCGGTGAACGCCGACTGGTGCACCGACGCGCCGCCGGCGTCTATCCCGACGATCGGATGGATGCCGGGCATTACTTGGGTGACGTTGCCCATGTCGGTGCTGCCCAGCGGCATTGCCGCCTCGATGTCGGCCGGCACCGGTGAGCGGCCGATGCGCACCATCTCGTCCCGGAAGGTGTCGGCCAGCCAGGAGTCGGGAGTCAATTCGTGGTACGCGGGCTCGGTCTCGGACACCGAGTAGTCGCAACCGGTGGCCACGGCGCCGGCGAGGAAACAGTCCGACATCCGCTTCTCGAGTTCGCGCAGCGATGCGGCGTCGTTGGCCCTCATCGTGTACTGCATCTGCGCGCGGCCCGGAATGACGTTGGTGGCTTGCCCGCCGTCGGTGACGATGCCGTGCATCATCTGGCCGGGCGCCAACTGCTGACGGAGCAGCCCGATCGCCACTTGCGAGACGGTGATCGCGTCGACGGCGTTGACACCGAGGTACGGCGCCACGGCCGCGTGCGATTCCCTGCCGCGATAGTCGACAGCAACCTGTGACAGCGCCAATGACCGGGCGGCCGCGATGTCCACCGGGCCCGGATGCAACATCACGGTCGCGACGATGTCGTCGAAGGCTCCGGCGTTGAGTAGCAACACTTTTCCGCCACCGGATTCTTCTGCAGGCGTACCGAGCAGCACCACCGTCAGCGCCAGCTCGTCGGCCACCTCGGCCAGCGCCAGCGCGGTGCCGACCGCAGATGCGGCGATGATGTTGTGCCCGCAGGCGTGACCGATCCCGGGCAGCGCGTCGTATTCGGCGCAGATCCCGATGACCAGTGGACCGCTGCCGTACTCGGCGCGGAAAGCGGTGGCCAGGCCGCCGAGTGAGTTGGTGATCTCGAAACCGCGGTCGGCGACCAACGCCTGAGTCTTTTCACAGCTGCGGTGCTCGGCGAACGCGAGCTCTGGTTCGGCGTGAATCGAGTGCGACAACTCGACGAGATCGCC
It encodes the following:
- a CDS encoding M20 family metallopeptidase, which codes for MSMHNAVEAWLDHHYADLVAWRRHIHANPELGRQEFATTQFVASHLADAGLNPKVLPGGTGLTCDFGPDYGPRIALRADMDALPMADRTGLPFASLVPNVAHACGHDAHTSMLLGTALALASVPELPVGVRLIFQAAEELMPGGAIDAITAGALAGVSRIFALHCDPRLAVGKVAVRPGPITSAADQLEVALHSPGGHTSRPHLTGDLVYGIGTLITGVPGILSRRIDPRNSTVMVWGAVNSGTAANAIPQTGTLAGTIRTASRETWETLESIVREAITSLLAPLNIEHTVQYRRGVPPVVNEEISTRIVTHAIEAIGPDVLCDTRQSGGGEDFSWYLEEVPGAMARLGVWSGRGPQLDLHQPTFDIDERALAVGVRFLVNIVDQAAQF
- a CDS encoding M20 family metallopeptidase translates to MATATASRCVEDAVNRCRGDLVELSHSIHAEPELAFAEHRSCEKTQALVADRGFEITNSLGGLATAFRAEYGSGPLVIGICAEYDALPGIGHACGHNIIAASAVGTALALAEVADELALTVVLLGTPAEESGGGKVLLLNAGAFDDIVATVMLHPGPVDIAAARSLALSQVAVDYRGRESHAAVAPYLGVNAVDAITVSQVAIGLLRQQLAPGQMMHGIVTDGGQATNVIPGRAQMQYTMRANDAASLRELEKRMSDCFLAGAVATGCDYSVSETEPAYHELTPDSWLADTFRDEMVRIGRSPVPADIEAAMPLGSTDMGNVTQVMPGIHPIVGIDAGGASVHQSAFTEAAAGPSADTAVVEGAIMLARTVVRLAQTPEQRDRVLELKARRAA